From one Pecten maximus chromosome 8, xPecMax1.1, whole genome shotgun sequence genomic stretch:
- the LOC117332534 gene encoding Golgi SNAP receptor complex member 1-like: protein MADMGNFWEDLRKQARQLENEIDLKLVSFSKLGTNYSSHKEFGSVPGEGVQSQSESAPLINKTSSEHMFETMAMEIEQLVSKLQEVNDRMADYTQNISVSSPSAALLHTLQRHRDILQDYTHEFQKTKANITAIREREDLMGSVQRDISAYKNSSGLNRRSELYLKEHDHIRNSERMIDDQISVAMMTKDNMESQKKMLSSISQKMNSVANRFPLINTLMQKVNLRKRRDTIIIASVIATCTIILLLYAFH, encoded by the exons ATGGCCGACATGGGGAACTTTTGGGAAG ATCTTCGTAAACAGGCCCGGCAGTtggaaaatgaaattgatttgaaGTTGGTTTCATTTAGCAAATTAGGGACTAACTACTCGTCTCACAAAGAATTTGGAAG CGTGCCTGGTGAAGGAGTTCAGAGTCAGAG TGAATCGGCACCTCTCATCAATAAAACAAGTAGTGAACATATGTTTGAAACCATGGCGATGGAAATTGAACAGCTGGTATCAAAG CTTCAAGAAGTCAATGATCGAATGGCAGACTATACACAGAACATCAGTGTAAGTTCCCCGAGCGCAGCTCTGTTACACACACTGCAGAGACATCGGGACATACTACAGGACTACACACATGAATTCCAGAAAACCAAAGCCAACATTACAGCAATCCGAGAACGAGAGGACCTGATGGGATCTGTACAAAGAGATATCAG tgcATATAAAAATTCATCTGGCTTAAACAGAAGGTCAGAACTATATCTCAAAGAACATGACCACATACGGAA cTCAGAGAGGATGATTGATGACCAAATCAGTGTAGCCATGATGACAAAAGATAATATGGAATCACAGAAGAAAATGTTGTCAAGTATTTCACAAAAAATGAATTCAGTAGCCA ATCGTTTTCCATTGATAAATACACTGATGCAGAAAGTGAACCTACGTAAGAGGAGAGACACAATAATCATAGCCAGTGTCATAGcaacatgtacaataatattgCTTCTGTATGCTTTTCACTGA